In Kwoniella shandongensis chromosome 10, complete sequence, one genomic interval encodes:
- a CDS encoding CDK-activating kinase assembly factor MAT1, producing the protein MSRLPPPRKPLPTSGVASSSSSHSIRKPALPAPARKQGQRVGTNAKGTEDGYLYVAGVRDASKRVTEFRTEQDVCPICHTDRQFNKNLRLLVSPCYHKMCESCIDRLFTLGPEPCPQCGKILRKVNFAHQTFEDLKVEKEVAVRRRMAENFNKRREDFGSDKEYDDYLEEVEDLTFNLLNDIDLEKTEARIAQFAKQNKALIVANQEKTALEAMSQAERDDVERRAREERMRMVEEAERVEREEEARLRAEVTEALASGETKRAREIEFRAREAKQLRQEALFKFVPPALLASTTGNDEDDEVHTPLSPNYKGPFVPIPYSDPDKAAWKGWYDIHEEYVDRRSGVIFVKEDKEGKVRGGGWDLKEFWEMEIRSAVEGLGIEPLE; encoded by the exons ATGTCGCGCTTACCACCACCCCGGAAACCCCTTCCTACAAGTGGTGtagcttcttcatcgtcctctcatTCAATACGCAAGCCTGCTCTTCCTGCGCCAGCTCGAAAACAAGGTCAGAGAGTAGGAACGAATGCGAAGGGGACAGAGGATGGGTATCTGTATGTAGCCGGTGTGAGGGATGCGAGTAAACGAGTCACAGAGTTTAGA ACAGAACAAGATGTATGTCCAATCTGTCATACCGATAGACAGTTCAACAAGAACTTGAGACTGCTAGTGTCCCCATGCTATCACAAGAT GTGCGAATCATGTATTGACCGACTGTTCACGCTCGGACCGGAACCGTGTCCGCAATGCGGCAAGATCTTACGAAAAGTGAATTTTGCTCATCAGACATTTGAAGACTTgaaagttgagaaggaggtagCTGTGAGACGGCGAATGGcagagaa CTTTAATAAACGTAGAGAAGATTTCGGGAGTGACAAGGAGTACGATGACTAtcttgaagaagtcgaagatctcA CGTTCAACCTGCTCAACGATATCGATCTCGAAAAGACTGAAGCGCGAATTGCCCAATTTGCGAAACAGAACAAAGCATTGATCGTCGCCAATCAAGAGAAAACGGCGCTAGAAGCGATGTCTCAAGCggagagagatgatgtggaacggagagcgagagaggagaggatgaggatggtggaggaagctgagcgggtggagagggaggaggaggccAGACTGAGGGCGGAAGTGACAGAGGCCTTG GCCAGTGGAGAGACGAAACGAGCACGAGAGATCGAATTTCGGGCCAGAGAAGCTAAACAACTTCGACAAGAAGCTCTGTTCAAGTTCGTCCCTCCAGCTCTCCTCGCCTCGACAACAGGTaatgacgaagacgatgaggtcCATACTCCATTATCTCCAAACTACAAAGGACCTTTCGTACCTATCCCGTATTCTGATCCGGATAAGGCAGCGTGGAAAGGATGGTACGACATACATGAGGAATACGTGGATAGGCGCAGTGGGGTGATCTTtgtgaaggaggacaaggagggcaaggtgagaggaggagggtgggATCTGAAAGAGTtttgggagatggagatcAGATCTGCGGTGGAAGGGTTGGGCATTGAGCCGTTGGAATAG